From one Lolium rigidum isolate FL_2022 chromosome 4, APGP_CSIRO_Lrig_0.1, whole genome shotgun sequence genomic stretch:
- the LOC124706295 gene encoding BTB/POZ and MATH domain-containing protein 2-like, with product MRTASTCYPSAVRGTHTFKITGYNLHRALGAGKGKPLQSATFDVGGYLWCLKYIPEWMFEEEDNTDLAFILLHLVTDDAEARALVEFRMLDPANKLPPSVVLSKKRLSVYKRGPALGTLLQPSTYLRDDNLVIECDITVLKESMVTAATFDISVPPSDLAEYFKELLEKEEEADVVFKVKDEVFPAHKIVIAARSPVFKAELFGPMSDMTRRNITIEDMQPAVFKALLYFIYTDSLPSMENLEGDDGKEMGKHLLVAADRYAMERMKVMCESNLCKSLDVENVTGALALADRHHCSELKNACLEFIASPDRMDDVMASQGYAHLKRSCPAVVIDVFERAKKSRGI from the coding sequence ATGAGGACGGCGTCGACGTGCTACCCAAGCGCTGTGCGGGGCACACACACGTTCAAGATCACCGGCTACAACCTTCACAGGGCCCTCGGCGCCGGCAAGGGCAAGCCCCTGCAGTCCGCCACCTTCGATGTCGGCGGCTACCTCTGGTGCCTCAAGTACATCCCCGAGTGGATGTTTGAGGAGGAGGACAATACAGATCTTGCATTCATTTTGCTTCACCTTGTGACCGATGATGCCGAGGCGAGGGCGTTGGTGGAGTTCAGGATGCTCGACCCGGCCAACAAGCTGCCACCGTCAGTAGTGCTCTCCAAGAAGAGGTTGTCTGTGTACAAGCGTGGGCCTGCCCTTGGCACCTTGTTACAACCATCGACGTACCTGCGAGATGACAACCTTGTGATTGAGTGCGACATCACAGTTCTGAAAGAATCCATGGTGACTGCGGCTACCTTCGACATCTCAGTGCCTCCCTCAGATTTGGCAGAGTATTTCAAAGAGTTgctagagaaggaggaggaagcagatGTCGTCTTCAAGGTTAAAGACGAGGTTTTCCCCGCGCATAAGATTGTCATTGCAGCAAGATCACCTGTCTTCAAAGCGGAGCTCTTTGGGCCGATGAGCGACATGACAAGGCGGAACATAACAATTGAAGACATGCAGCCTGCTGTTTTCAAGGCGTTGCTGTATTTCATCTACACAGATTCGTTGCCTTCCATGGAAAACCTTGAGGGAGATGATGGTAAGGAAATGGGTAAGCACTTGCTCGTTGCTGCAGATAGGTATGCCATGGAAAGGATGAAGGTGATGTGTGAGAGCAACCTTTGCAAAAGTCTCGATGTTGAGAATGTCACCGGTGCATTAGCTCTAGCCGACCGGCATCACTGCAGCGAACTCAAAAATGCTTGCCTTGAATTTATCGCTTCTCCAGATAGAATGGATGACGTGATGGCAAGCCAAGGGTATGCTCACCTCAAAAGATCTTGTCCTGCTGTGGTAATAGATGTCTTCGAGAGGGCAAAAAAGTCCCGCGGAATTTAG
- the LOC124646720 gene encoding F-box protein At5g07610-like, with the protein MPPGGGGGENGCKVPGHPPATGRRGRAEDAPPHPPPPPPFPATDVSLEMKKKPKQEDEQEQQPLGSLPEGPLVDILSRVPYRSLCRFKCVSKPWLALCSDPKLRKRCPQTLSGFFFNKSKCGLSFRNLSGKGAPMVDPSLPFLGGTYERVEVEQSCGGLLLCKYWESYKGRNKKKYGYAVCNPVTGQWKVLTLIVLPDPVDGVPVIYDDIDDFFLAFDAANPSRFVVFAPLSNSFGEFAQVAIFSSDTRRWTSVENEWGYKNVLIGKPECALLNGTMHFGTHYGTIVTVDMEGKVWGEFDMPDDTPDKHNYTSIGQSQGCLYAWQIDNDNDCKLCVWVLEDYATGKWTLKHTANVSEIFGRQLDEDDHSYTLFAIHPDCNVVFITDSENMTLSYDMDNQKVSAISTSRSEFVDGALYVPCFAEWLAEGH; encoded by the exons ATgccgccaggaggaggaggaggcgagaaTGGCTGCAAGGTGCCGGGCCATCCGCCGGCGACCGGCCGCCGTGGTCGCGCCGAGGACGCTCCGccccatccgccgccgccgccgccgttccccgCCACCGACGTTTCACTCGAG ATGAAGAAGAAGCCGAAGCAggaggacgagcaggagcaacAGCCATTGGGGAGCCTCCCCGAGGGGCCGCTCGTCGACATCCTGTCTCGGGTGCCCTACAGGTCGCTCTGCCGCTTCAAGTGCGTGTCAAAGCCGTGGCTTGCCCTCTGCTCCGACCCCAAACTCCGCAAGAGGTGCCCGCAGACCCTATCCGGGTTCTTCTTCAACAAGAGCAAATGCGGCCTCAGCTTCCGCAATCTGTCCGGGAAAGGCGCACCAATGGTTGACCCTTCTCTCCCTTTCCTGGGCGGGACGTACGAACGCGTCGAGGTCGAACAAAGCTGCGGGGGACTTCTCCTCTGCAAGTACTGGGAATCCTATAAAGGACGAAACAAGAAGAAATACGGCTATGCTGTGTGCAATCCTGTGACTGGGCAGTGGAAGGTGCTAACTCTCATCGTGTTACCGGACCCAGTGGATGGCGTTCCTGTGATTTACGACGATATAGATGACTTCTTCTTGGCTTTCGATGCGGCCAATCCGTCCCGCTTTGTGGTGTTTGCCCCTCTGAGCAATTCTTTCGGCGAGTTTGCACAAGTGGCGATCTTCTCGTCTGACACTCGTCGATGGACTTCCGTGGAGAatgaatggggttacaaaaatgttCTCATTGGTAAACCAGAGTGTGCTTTACTGAATGGCACTATGCATTTTGGTACCCATTATGGTACAATAGTCACAGTGGACATGGAGGGAAAGGTTTGGGGGGAATTTGATATGCCGGATGACACGCCAGATAAGCATAACTATACTTCGATTGGGCAGTCTCAGGGGTGCTTGTATGCGTGGCAGATAGATAATGATAATGATTGCAAACTCTGTGTATGGGTTCTTGAGGACTATGCTACTGGGAAGTGGACCCTAAAGCACACTGCTAACGTTTCAGAAATATTCGGGAGGCAGCTTGATGAAGATGATCACTCCTATACGCTATTTGCGATTCACCCAGATTGCAATGTGGTTTTCATTACCGACAGCGAGAACATGACACTGTCATACGATATGGATAATCAGAAAGTCAGTGCTATAAGCACATCTAGAAGTGAATTCGTGGATGGTGCACTCTATGTTCCCTGTTTTGCAGAATGGTTGGCAGAGGGTCACTAA